One segment of Zhihengliuella halotolerans DNA contains the following:
- a CDS encoding ATP-binding cassette domain-containing protein: protein MSRTESESAGHAADTHDTIRVRGARENNLRGVDLDVPKRRLTVFTGVSGSGKSSLVFSTIAAESQRMINETYSAFVQGFMPSVPRPDVELLEGLTTAITVGQERLGANPRSTVGTVTDADAMLRILFSRLGDPHIGGPTAFSFNIPTQKASGVMTSAKGEKKIVKDAVYLGGMCPECEGRGTVSDVDLAAVVDESKSLLDGAIKVPGYTPDGWMVKGFAESGFFPADQPVSTFTEQQRQDFLYKEATKIRALDMNMTYEGLIPKITKSMLSKDVDSLQPHIRAFVERVAAFTSCPACDGTRLTEAARSSLIDGVSIADASRMQVSDLAGWVRGLDLPAAGPLLTRLGDMLDSFVTLGLGYLSLNRPSGTLSGGEAQRIKMLRHLGSPLTDVTYVFDEPTTGLHPHDIERMNSLLRRLRDKGNTVMVVEHKPEVIAIADHLVDLGPGAGSHGGEICFEGDLAGLKASGTVTGQHLDYRVRLKDTVREPAGSLQIRGATANNLRDVDVDVPRGVLTVVTGVAGSGKSSLIHQYVSPLEGVVAIDQTAIKGSRRSNPATYTGLLEPIRKAFAKANGVKPALFSANSAGACPSCKGAGVIVTELGFMDTVETPCEDCGGKRFMAEVLQYTLGGKDITEVLDLPVDQARDFFTSLDAKLPAAAKILGRLHDVGLGYLKLGQPLSTLSGGERQRIRLANQMGENGDVYVLDEPTTGLHLADVENLLGLLDRLVDAGRTVIVIEHHQAVMAHADWVIDLGPGAGHDGGTVVFEGTPADLVRHESSLTGRHLAEYVAG from the coding sequence ATGAGCCGCACTGAATCGGAATCCGCCGGCCACGCCGCCGACACGCACGACACGATCCGCGTCCGCGGCGCCCGCGAGAACAACCTGCGTGGCGTCGACCTGGACGTCCCGAAGCGTCGGCTGACGGTCTTCACGGGAGTCTCCGGATCCGGCAAGTCCTCCCTGGTCTTCTCGACCATCGCCGCCGAGTCCCAGCGCATGATCAACGAAACCTACAGTGCGTTCGTTCAGGGATTCATGCCGTCCGTGCCCCGCCCGGACGTCGAGCTCCTCGAGGGGCTGACGACGGCGATCACGGTCGGCCAGGAGCGACTCGGCGCCAACCCCCGCTCGACGGTCGGGACGGTGACGGACGCGGACGCGATGCTGCGCATCCTGTTCAGCCGGCTGGGGGACCCGCACATCGGCGGCCCCACCGCCTTCTCGTTCAACATCCCGACGCAGAAGGCCAGCGGCGTGATGACCAGCGCCAAGGGCGAGAAGAAGATCGTCAAGGACGCTGTCTATCTGGGCGGCATGTGCCCGGAGTGCGAGGGCCGCGGGACTGTCTCGGACGTCGACCTGGCCGCCGTCGTCGACGAGTCCAAATCGCTCCTCGACGGCGCCATCAAGGTCCCGGGCTACACCCCCGACGGCTGGATGGTGAAGGGCTTCGCCGAGTCCGGGTTCTTCCCGGCGGATCAGCCGGTCTCGACGTTCACGGAGCAGCAGCGCCAGGACTTCCTCTACAAAGAGGCCACCAAGATCCGCGCGCTGGACATGAACATGACGTACGAGGGCTTGATCCCCAAGATCACCAAGTCCATGCTCTCCAAGGATGTGGACTCACTGCAGCCGCACATCCGCGCCTTCGTGGAGCGCGTCGCAGCCTTCACCTCCTGCCCGGCGTGCGACGGGACGCGGCTGACGGAGGCGGCGCGGAGCAGCCTGATCGACGGCGTCTCGATCGCCGATGCCAGCCGGATGCAGGTCTCCGACCTCGCCGGCTGGGTGCGCGGGCTCGACCTGCCCGCGGCCGGGCCCCTGCTGACGAGGCTCGGCGACATGCTGGACTCGTTCGTGACCCTGGGCCTCGGATACCTGAGCCTGAACCGGCCCTCGGGCACGCTCTCCGGGGGCGAGGCGCAGCGCATCAAGATGCTCCGCCACCTCGGATCCCCGCTGACGGACGTCACCTACGTCTTCGACGAGCCGACGACGGGCCTGCACCCGCACGACATCGAGCGGATGAACTCCCTGCTGCGCCGCCTGCGGGACAAGGGCAACACCGTCATGGTCGTCGAACACAAGCCGGAGGTGATCGCGATCGCCGACCACCTCGTGGATCTCGGGCCGGGCGCGGGAAGCCACGGCGGCGAGATCTGCTTCGAGGGCGACCTGGCCGGGCTCAAGGCCAGCGGAACGGTGACCGGGCAGCACCTGGACTACCGGGTCCGGCTCAAGGACACCGTCCGCGAGCCCGCCGGCAGCCTCCAGATCCGCGGCGCCACCGCCAACAACCTGCGCGATGTCGACGTGGACGTCCCGCGCGGCGTCCTCACGGTGGTGACCGGCGTCGCCGGATCCGGCAAGAGCTCACTGATCCACCAGTACGTCTCCCCGCTCGAGGGGGTGGTCGCGATCGACCAGACCGCCATCAAGGGATCCCGCCGCTCCAACCCGGCCACCTACACAGGGCTGCTCGAGCCGATCCGGAAGGCTTTCGCCAAGGCCAACGGCGTCAAGCCCGCACTGTTCAGCGCGAACTCTGCCGGCGCCTGCCCGAGCTGCAAAGGCGCCGGCGTGATCGTCACCGAGCTCGGCTTCATGGACACGGTCGAGACCCCGTGCGAGGACTGCGGCGGCAAGCGTTTCATGGCGGAGGTGCTGCAGTACACGCTCGGCGGCAAGGACATCACCGAGGTCCTGGACCTGCCCGTGGACCAGGCGCGCGACTTCTTCACCTCGCTCGACGCCAAACTCCCGGCGGCCGCGAAGATCCTGGGCCGCCTGCACGATGTCGGGCTCGGTTACCTCAAGCTCGGGCAGCCGCTGTCCACGCTCTCCGGCGGCGAGCGCCAGCGCATCCGGCTGGCCAACCAGATGGGGGAGAACGGCGACGTCTACGTCCTCGACGAGCCCACCACCGGCCTGCACCTCGCGGACGTCGAGAACCTGCTGGGGCTGCTGGACCGGCTCGTGGACGCCGGACGGACCGTGATCGTGATCGAGCACCATCAGGCCGTCATGGCGCATGCCGACTGGGTGATCGACCTCGGCCCCGGCGCCGGGCACGACGGCGGCACGGTCGTCTTCGAGGGCACACCCGCCGACCTCGTCCGCCACGAATCGTCGCTCACGGGCCGCCACCTCGCCGAATACGTCGCCGGCTAG
- a CDS encoding cystathionine gamma-synthase, producing the protein MSTENTSGFNTRAIHAGQAFEPHTGAVVPPVHFSTTYAQDGIGGLRNGYEYGRGTNPTRDSLQEQLAALESGRHGLTFGSGLAAEDAIIRAVLRPGDHIVLGNDAYGGTYRLISRVFGDWGITHTAVDMGDAEAVRGAVAAHGAKLVWLETPSNPMMKIADVAAIAEISHAAGALLVVDNTFASPYLQQPLTMGADVVVHSTTKYIGGHSDVVGGAVVTSDDELAEKIGFMQFAVGGVNGPMDAFLTTRGLKTLGVRMDRHSDNAEKVAAWLLGRPEVEKVLYPGLEEHPGHELAKRQMKRFGGMVSVQFVGGPAAARTVAEATRVFTLAESLGGIESLMNYPSEMTHASVKGTELAVPENLLRLSVGIEDAEDLIADLEQAFAKLA; encoded by the coding sequence ATGAGCACCGAGAACACCTCCGGATTCAACACGCGCGCCATCCACGCCGGCCAGGCCTTCGAGCCGCACACCGGCGCCGTCGTGCCGCCCGTGCACTTCTCGACGACGTACGCCCAAGACGGCATCGGCGGGCTGCGCAACGGCTACGAGTACGGCCGCGGCACCAACCCGACCCGCGACTCGCTGCAGGAGCAGCTGGCCGCCCTCGAATCCGGCCGACACGGCCTGACGTTCGGCTCCGGGCTCGCCGCCGAGGACGCGATCATCCGCGCGGTCCTGCGCCCGGGCGATCACATCGTGCTCGGCAACGACGCCTACGGCGGCACCTACCGGCTGATCAGCCGCGTCTTCGGGGACTGGGGCATCACCCACACGGCCGTCGACATGGGGGACGCGGAGGCCGTCAGGGGCGCAGTGGCCGCGCACGGCGCGAAGCTCGTCTGGCTCGAAACGCCGTCGAACCCCATGATGAAGATCGCCGACGTCGCCGCGATCGCCGAGATCAGCCACGCGGCGGGCGCGCTGCTCGTCGTGGACAACACGTTCGCCTCGCCCTACCTCCAGCAGCCGCTGACGATGGGTGCGGACGTCGTGGTGCACTCGACCACCAAGTACATCGGCGGGCATTCCGACGTCGTGGGCGGCGCCGTCGTCACCTCCGACGATGAGCTGGCCGAGAAGATCGGCTTCATGCAGTTCGCCGTCGGCGGCGTGAACGGGCCGATGGACGCCTTCCTGACGACCCGCGGCCTCAAGACGCTCGGCGTGCGCATGGACCGCCACTCCGACAACGCGGAGAAGGTCGCGGCGTGGCTGCTGGGCCGGCCCGAGGTGGAGAAGGTCCTCTACCCGGGGCTCGAGGAGCACCCGGGCCACGAGCTCGCCAAGCGGCAGATGAAGCGGTTCGGGGGCATGGTCTCCGTCCAGTTCGTCGGCGGCCCTGCGGCCGCGCGCACCGTGGCTGAGGCGACGCGTGTCTTCACCCTGGCCGAGTCGCTCGGCGGCATCGAGTCGCTCATGAACTATCCCTCGGAGATGACGCACGCGTCCGTGAAGGGCACCGAGCTCGCCGTGCCGGAGAATCTGCTGCGCCTGTCCGTCGGCATCGAGGACGCCGAGGACCTGATCGCCGACCTCGAGCAGGCCTTCGCAAAACTGGCGTAG
- a CDS encoding MOSC domain-containing protein, with translation MTDSSTGTATSSTTTAAGAAAAGAAAGAPLAVGRLNAVCRVHQLEPDAGSVGVTAIDKRPVASAVKVNRLGVYADVQADREHHGGEEQAVYAYAQEEADAWGERLGREIPAGLFGENLRVSGLAVTDAVIGERWVVGEAEFEVTIPRTPCATFARRMGEERWVRRFTEQADTGCYLRVVRKGRIAAGDAVAVMHRPRHGVTVRELFVGPTPAQAAALRDGQQAGEWELTAKVVREIERVLAR, from the coding sequence ATGACGGATTCGAGCACGGGCACGGCAACCTCCAGCACGACGACGGCGGCCGGCGCCGCTGCGGCCGGCGCCGCTGCGGGCGCACCACTCGCGGTGGGTCGCCTCAACGCCGTGTGCCGCGTGCACCAGCTGGAGCCGGACGCCGGCTCGGTAGGCGTCACGGCGATCGACAAGCGGCCCGTTGCCTCCGCCGTGAAGGTGAACCGGCTCGGTGTCTACGCTGACGTGCAGGCCGACCGCGAGCACCACGGCGGCGAGGAGCAGGCCGTCTACGCGTATGCGCAGGAGGAGGCCGACGCCTGGGGCGAGCGCCTCGGCCGCGAGATCCCGGCCGGACTGTTCGGCGAGAACCTGCGCGTCAGCGGTCTGGCCGTCACCGACGCGGTGATCGGCGAGCGGTGGGTCGTCGGGGAGGCCGAATTCGAGGTCACGATCCCGCGGACGCCGTGCGCCACCTTCGCCCGCCGCATGGGGGAGGAACGCTGGGTGCGCCGCTTCACCGAGCAGGCGGACACCGGCTGCTACCTACGCGTGGTGCGCAAGGGCCGGATCGCGGCGGGTGACGCGGTCGCCGTCATGCATCGTCCGCGCCACGGGGTCACGGTGCGCGAGCTCTTCGTCGGTCCGACGCCCGCCCAGGCCGCGGCCCTGCGCGATGGCCAGCAGGCCGGGGAGTGGGAGCTGACAGCCAAGGTCGTCCGCGAGATCGAGCGCGTGCTCGCGCGCTAA
- a CDS encoding cystathionine beta-synthase, which produces MKYANTVLDLIGNTPLVKLNRVTEGIEATILVKLEYLNPGGSIKDRISLRMIEDAEKAGNLAPGGTVVEPTSGNTGVGLAMVAQQKGYRTVFVTPDKVGEEKRDVLRAYGAEVVVTASSVPPESPESYYGVSDRLAREIPGAYKPDQFSNPAAPASHYASTGPEIWRDTDGRVTHAVIGAGTGGTITGTGRYLKEISADRASGPVRIIGVDPDGSVYSGGSGRPFFVEGVGEDMWPANYDPAVADEVLSVSDAESFAMTRRLAREEGLLVGGSSGMAVAAALRAAEHLTADDVVVVILPDGGRGYLAKIFNDGWMTRHGFLPEEAHDGGPRVADLLASAAGGRRELAHVGADATVGGALSFLRSTGLPALPVLSAVPESPESSVRLGEVLGFVTDHGLSEVVLSGAAGLEAPVREHLEPLPAMLGARQGIDAARAALTTEPAVVVTQDGDVVGVLTRADLVDAATRTS; this is translated from the coding sequence ATGAAATACGCGAACACCGTCCTGGACCTGATCGGCAACACCCCGCTGGTCAAGCTCAACCGGGTCACCGAAGGCATCGAGGCCACGATTCTGGTCAAACTCGAGTACCTGAACCCCGGCGGTTCCATCAAGGACCGCATCTCGCTGCGGATGATCGAGGACGCCGAGAAGGCCGGGAATCTCGCGCCCGGCGGGACCGTCGTGGAGCCGACGTCCGGCAACACCGGCGTGGGTCTGGCTATGGTCGCGCAGCAGAAGGGGTACCGGACGGTCTTCGTCACGCCCGACAAGGTCGGCGAGGAGAAACGCGACGTGTTGCGCGCGTACGGCGCCGAAGTGGTGGTCACGGCCTCGTCCGTTCCCCCCGAATCTCCCGAGTCATATTACGGAGTCTCCGACCGACTGGCCCGCGAAATCCCCGGCGCCTACAAGCCGGACCAGTTCTCCAACCCCGCCGCGCCCGCGAGCCACTACGCCTCGACGGGGCCGGAGATCTGGCGCGACACCGACGGCCGCGTCACGCACGCCGTCATCGGCGCCGGCACCGGGGGCACCATCACCGGCACCGGGCGCTACCTCAAGGAGATCTCCGCCGACCGCGCGTCCGGGCCCGTGCGGATCATCGGCGTCGACCCGGACGGCTCCGTCTACTCCGGCGGCTCCGGCCGGCCCTTCTTCGTCGAGGGCGTCGGCGAGGACATGTGGCCGGCCAACTACGACCCGGCCGTCGCTGACGAGGTCCTCTCGGTCAGCGACGCAGAGTCGTTCGCGATGACGCGCCGCCTCGCCCGCGAGGAGGGACTGCTCGTCGGCGGCTCCTCCGGCATGGCCGTCGCCGCCGCCCTGCGCGCGGCCGAGCACCTCACGGCCGACGACGTCGTCGTCGTGATCCTGCCCGACGGCGGCCGCGGCTACCTCGCCAAGATCTTCAACGACGGGTGGATGACCCGGCATGGCTTCCTGCCGGAGGAGGCGCACGACGGCGGCCCCCGGGTCGCCGACCTGCTCGCCTCCGCGGCCGGCGGCCGGCGCGAGCTCGCGCACGTGGGGGCCGACGCGACCGTGGGCGGGGCGCTCTCCTTCCTCCGGTCGACCGGGCTGCCGGCGCTGCCCGTGCTCTCCGCCGTGCCCGAGAGTCCCGAATCCTCAGTGCGGCTGGGCGAAGTCCTCGGGTTCGTGACCGACCACGGGTTGTCGGAGGTCGTGCTCTCGGGGGCCGCCGGGCTCGAGGCCCCCGTGCGCGAGCACCTCGAGCCGCTCCCGGCGATGCTCGGGGCCCGGCAGGGAATCGACGCGGCCCGCGCGGCGTTGACAACAGAACCGGCCGTCGTCGTCACGCAGGACGGGGACGTGGTCGGCGTGCTCACGCGGGCCGACCTCGTCGACGCCGCGACCCGCACCTCCTGA
- a CDS encoding DEAD/DEAH box helicase: protein MPNNSTNNDATDEENTVTFAELGIDGRVLAALSDVGYEKPSPIQAATIPLLLAGNDVVGVAQTGTGKTAAFAVPALSRMAELADLNGPTRNTQVLVLAPTRELALQVAEAFSSYTKHMEDVTVLPVYGGSPYGPQLNGLRRGAQVVVGTPGRVIDHINKGSLDLSDLQYVVLDEADEMLRMGFAEEVDKILEATPENKQVVLFSATMPGSIRRISKQYLRNPQEVTVKSSTSTGKNIRQRYAQVMGPHKLDAMTRILESEEHDGVITFVRTKMATEDLADKLKARGFTAAAINGDIPQQQRERTVENLRGGKIDILVATDVAARGLDVERISHVINYDIPHDTESYVHRIGRTGRAGRTGDAILFMTPREKYLLRAIEKATRQPVELMQLPSVDIVNDKRLDKFAQRITATRESEDLSVFRNLVEKYVEDNDVTAVEAAAALAHMAQGGRPLLMEELPTPPAKQVRMSKGAKDGFGSRGPTRALTEGNATYRIAVGRRQRVMPGSIVGALANEGGFTATEIGGIDIRSDHSLVELPADLSKDQWRALSRTRIGGELIQLELDSGRKPRREGEGGGGGGGGYKGKSGGFRKDGPRKTGGFRKDHGAGAGSRKPRTGRNFEDRSN, encoded by the coding sequence GTGCCCAACAACTCCACCAACAACGACGCGACCGACGAAGAGAACACCGTCACGTTCGCCGAACTCGGCATTGACGGCCGTGTCCTCGCCGCGCTGAGCGACGTCGGCTACGAGAAGCCGTCGCCGATCCAGGCCGCCACCATCCCGCTCCTCCTCGCAGGCAACGACGTCGTCGGCGTCGCCCAGACGGGCACCGGCAAGACCGCCGCGTTCGCCGTCCCCGCCCTGTCGCGGATGGCGGAGCTGGCCGATCTCAACGGCCCGACCCGCAACACCCAGGTCCTGGTCCTCGCTCCGACTCGCGAGCTCGCGCTCCAGGTCGCCGAGGCATTCAGCTCCTACACCAAGCACATGGAGGACGTCACCGTCCTGCCGGTCTACGGCGGCTCGCCGTACGGCCCGCAGCTGAACGGCCTCCGCCGCGGCGCACAGGTCGTCGTCGGCACCCCGGGTCGCGTCATCGACCACATCAACAAGGGCTCCCTCGACCTCTCCGACCTGCAGTACGTCGTCCTCGACGAGGCCGACGAGATGCTGCGCATGGGCTTCGCCGAAGAGGTCGACAAGATCCTCGAGGCCACCCCGGAGAACAAGCAGGTCGTGCTGTTCTCGGCCACGATGCCGGGCTCGATCCGCCGCATCTCCAAGCAGTACCTGCGCAACCCGCAGGAAGTGACCGTCAAGTCGAGCACTTCGACCGGCAAGAACATCCGCCAGCGCTACGCGCAGGTCATGGGCCCGCACAAGCTCGACGCCATGACCCGCATCCTCGAGTCGGAGGAGCACGACGGCGTCATCACCTTCGTGCGCACCAAGATGGCTACGGAGGACCTCGCCGACAAGCTCAAGGCCCGCGGTTTCACCGCGGCCGCGATCAACGGCGACATCCCGCAGCAGCAGCGCGAGCGCACCGTCGAGAACCTGCGCGGCGGCAAGATCGACATCCTGGTCGCCACCGACGTCGCGGCCCGCGGCCTCGACGTCGAGCGCATCAGCCACGTCATCAACTACGACATCCCGCACGACACCGAGTCGTACGTGCACCGCATCGGCCGCACCGGCCGCGCTGGCCGCACCGGTGACGCGATCCTCTTCATGACCCCGCGCGAGAAGTACCTGCTGCGGGCCATCGAGAAGGCGACCCGCCAGCCGGTCGAGCTCATGCAGCTGCCGAGCGTCGACATCGTCAACGACAAGCGCCTCGACAAGTTCGCGCAGCGCATCACGGCCACGCGCGAGTCGGAGGACCTGAGCGTCTTCCGCAACCTCGTCGAGAAGTACGTCGAGGACAACGACGTGACCGCCGTCGAGGCCGCCGCCGCACTGGCGCACATGGCCCAGGGCGGCCGCCCGCTGCTCATGGAGGAGCTGCCGACCCCGCCGGCGAAGCAGGTCCGCATGTCCAAGGGCGCCAAGGACGGCTTCGGCTCCCGCGGCCCGACACGTGCGCTCACCGAGGGCAACGCGACGTACCGCATCGCCGTCGGCCGTCGCCAGCGCGTCATGCCGGGCTCGATCGTCGGCGCCTTGGCGAACGAGGGCGGCTTCACGGCCACCGAGATCGGCGGCATCGACATCCGCAGCGATCACTCGCTCGTCGAGCTGCCGGCCGACCTGTCCAAGGATCAGTGGCGCGCTCTCTCGCGCACCCGCATCGGCGGCGAGCTGATCCAGCTCGAGCTCGACTCCGGCCGCAAGCCCCGCCGCGAAGGCGAAGGCGGCGGTGGCGGTGGCGGCGGCTACAAGGGCAAGTCGGGCGGCTTCCGCAAGGACGGCCCCCGCAAGACCGGCGGCTTCCGCAAGGATCACGGCGCCGGCGCCGGTTCGCGCAAGCCGCGCACCGGACGCAACTTCGAGGACCGCAGCAACTAG
- a CDS encoding amidohydrolase: MSSFSIVNAHVLPIEGAPFDGTVVVEDGKITAAGPDIEPVGEVIDAAGQWLLPGLIDAHVHLGMHPEGEVGSTADVNEATDPVTAAVRAIDAVDPFDPGFDDALAGGVTTVNVNPGSGNPIGGLAVAMHTHGRRIDEMVLRSPSGLKSALGENPKRIYGEKKQTPSTRLGTAMVIRQAFIEAQNYLTKQESDGAGERDPKLEALAMVLRREIPWRQHAHRADDIATALRIADEFGYDLVLDHGTEAHVLADVLAERGTPVLIGPLFTTKSKVELRARSLANPGKLAAAGVEISIITDHPVVPIDFLVHQATLSVKEGLDPVTALRALTINPARVLGLAERIGSIEVGKDADLVLWSGDPLDVMQRATRVFIGGKTVMQYDDAARAPRVLARSAA; the protein is encoded by the coding sequence ATGAGCTCCTTCTCCATCGTCAACGCCCACGTCCTCCCGATCGAGGGCGCCCCGTTCGACGGGACCGTCGTGGTCGAGGACGGCAAGATCACCGCGGCCGGCCCCGATATCGAACCCGTCGGCGAAGTCATCGACGCCGCCGGCCAATGGCTGCTGCCCGGCCTCATCGACGCCCACGTGCACCTCGGCATGCACCCCGAGGGCGAGGTCGGCTCCACCGCCGACGTCAACGAGGCGACCGATCCGGTGACCGCTGCCGTGCGGGCGATCGACGCCGTCGACCCCTTCGACCCCGGCTTCGACGACGCCCTCGCCGGAGGCGTGACCACCGTGAACGTGAACCCGGGATCGGGGAACCCCATCGGCGGCCTGGCCGTCGCAATGCACACCCACGGGCGCCGGATCGATGAGATGGTCCTGCGCTCCCCCAGCGGGCTGAAGTCGGCCCTCGGCGAGAACCCCAAGCGGATCTACGGCGAGAAGAAGCAGACCCCCTCGACCCGGCTCGGGACCGCGATGGTCATCCGCCAGGCGTTCATCGAGGCGCAGAACTACCTCACCAAGCAGGAGAGCGACGGGGCCGGCGAGCGCGACCCCAAGCTCGAGGCCCTGGCGATGGTCCTGCGCCGCGAGATCCCCTGGCGCCAGCATGCGCACCGCGCGGACGATATCGCGACGGCGCTTCGCATCGCCGACGAGTTCGGCTACGACCTGGTGCTGGACCACGGCACCGAGGCCCACGTCCTCGCCGACGTGCTCGCCGAGCGCGGCACGCCGGTGCTCATCGGGCCCCTGTTCACGACGAAGTCCAAGGTCGAGCTGCGGGCGCGTTCGCTCGCAAACCCGGGGAAACTGGCGGCCGCGGGCGTCGAGATCTCGATCATCACCGACCACCCGGTGGTGCCGATCGACTTCCTGGTCCACCAGGCGACGCTGTCCGTGAAGGAGGGGCTGGACCCGGTGACGGCGCTGCGCGCACTCACCATCAACCCCGCCCGCGTACTCGGCCTGGCCGAGAGGATCGGTTCGATCGAGGTGGGCAAGGACGCGGACCTGGTGCTCTGGTCCGGGGACCCGCTCGATGTCATGCAGCGCGCCACGCGCGTGTTCATCGGCGGCAAGACCGTCATGCAGTACGACGACGCGGCGCGCGCCCCGCGGGTACTCGCCCGCTCCGCCGCTTAG
- a CDS encoding glycosyltransferase family protein: protein MAAPDQRPGLRVVLYSHDSVGLGHTRRNLAIAHALSRELPAVTGHRVSGLLITGERSATGYPCPAGWDWVVMPGISKDPGGYSPRTLDVGMPRLMDVRSSVIDGVLQAFRPHLVIIDRHAFGVDGELAGPLERLRRDRPSCRLVLGLRDVLDAPEVAQREWGALGVDRVARRFDELWVYGDPAVHDPLETGELPLELADRVRYTGFLAHGRGPDPAASSPPAFLDQPYVLTMAGGGADGFALTAAAARAPVPAGHRHLIVTGPQMPADQRADVRALAGADAEVLASVPDGLACLRGAAAAVVMGGYNTVCEALSTTTPTLVVPRESPRAEQLIRASSLHARGAVDLLRQSEAGPAAIGEWLRNAVVSGTGSARTRAGRRGLDTTGLDRVVDFARRLATNDNRQELNRVIA, encoded by the coding sequence ATGGCCGCACCGGATCAGAGACCCGGCCTCAGGGTCGTCTTGTACTCGCACGATTCCGTCGGGCTCGGTCACACGAGGCGCAACCTCGCGATCGCCCACGCGCTTTCACGCGAACTGCCAGCCGTCACCGGGCATCGCGTGTCCGGCCTGCTGATCACGGGCGAACGGTCGGCGACGGGGTATCCGTGCCCCGCCGGCTGGGACTGGGTCGTGATGCCAGGCATCTCGAAGGACCCGGGCGGATACTCCCCGCGCACCCTGGACGTCGGCATGCCCCGGCTCATGGACGTGCGCTCCTCCGTCATCGACGGCGTGCTGCAGGCGTTCCGCCCGCACCTCGTGATCATCGACCGGCACGCGTTCGGGGTCGACGGCGAACTCGCCGGTCCGCTCGAACGCCTACGGCGCGACCGCCCCTCGTGCCGGCTCGTGCTGGGCCTGCGCGATGTCCTGGACGCGCCGGAGGTCGCGCAGCGCGAGTGGGGAGCCCTCGGCGTCGATCGGGTGGCGCGCCGCTTCGACGAGCTCTGGGTCTACGGCGACCCGGCGGTGCACGACCCCCTCGAAACCGGTGAACTTCCCCTCGAACTGGCCGATCGCGTCCGCTACACGGGCTTCCTCGCCCACGGCCGAGGCCCGGACCCGGCGGCGTCGTCGCCTCCGGCGTTCCTTGACCAGCCCTACGTCCTGACGATGGCCGGGGGCGGCGCGGACGGGTTCGCGCTCACCGCTGCGGCCGCCCGGGCCCCGGTCCCGGCGGGGCACCGGCACCTGATCGTCACCGGCCCGCAGATGCCCGCCGACCAGCGCGCCGACGTCCGGGCGCTCGCCGGCGCCGACGCCGAGGTCCTCGCCTCCGTACCGGACGGCCTCGCCTGCCTGCGCGGGGCCGCCGCCGCCGTCGTCATGGGCGGCTACAACACCGTCTGCGAGGCGCTCAGCACGACGACACCGACCCTCGTGGTTCCCCGCGAATCGCCCCGCGCCGAGCAGCTCATCCGGGCGTCGTCCCTGCACGCCCGCGGCGCCGTCGACCTGCTGCGCCAAAGCGAGGCCGGCCCCGCCGCTATCGGCGAGTGGCTGCGGAACGCCGTCGTCTCCGGGACGGGCTCGGCACGCACCCGCGCCGGCCGCCGGGGGCTCGACACGACCGGCCTGGACCGCGTCGTCGATTTCGCACGCCGACTCGCCACGAACGACAACCGTCAGGAGCTCAACCGTGTCATCGCCTGA